One Sphaerisporangium krabiense DNA segment encodes these proteins:
- a CDS encoding DUF7426 family protein, producing the protein MPRFAPIAEFLGETLDLPVLVRGKEKTYSVAPCSAEVGLRLTARFSDAKKKAADSDDADEEVVDDETETGLYRAALGDVYDELVADGVPYSTLKVVGQTAVIWHVYGEKAAAFYWEAGGDPKRSATSDSTSTSENPETPAAARSTRKPASASGTTRSRTRARTGGTSSSAGSS; encoded by the coding sequence ATGCCCCGTTTCGCTCCCATCGCCGAATTCCTCGGCGAGACCCTCGACCTGCCGGTCCTCGTGCGCGGCAAGGAGAAGACCTACAGCGTCGCCCCCTGCTCCGCCGAGGTCGGTCTGCGTCTCACCGCGCGCTTCTCCGACGCCAAGAAGAAGGCCGCCGACAGCGACGACGCCGACGAGGAGGTCGTCGACGACGAGACCGAGACCGGCCTGTACCGGGCCGCCCTCGGCGACGTCTACGACGAGCTGGTCGCCGACGGCGTGCCGTACTCGACGCTGAAGGTCGTCGGCCAGACCGCTGTCATCTGGCACGTCTACGGAGAGAAGGCCGCCGCCTTCTACTGGGAGGCCGGCGGCGACCCAAAACGATCGGCGACCTCGGACTCGACCTCGACGAGCGAGAACCCGGAGACCCCGGCGGCGGCCCGATCGACCCGGAAACCGGCCTCCGCGAGTGGTACAACCCGGAGCCGGACCAGGGCCCGGACTGGGGGGACATCTTCGAGCGCTGGAAGCTCGTAG
- a CDS encoding major capsid protein, with translation MPVSLAQAKLMTTDDVDIKVIDEFQKNNFLLDRLTFDDVVSGAGNGATLTYGYQRLITQPTAAFRAINSEYTPAEVTKQRYIVDLKPLGGSFQIDRVLNRMAAGAETALQMTQKIKAASAFFNDQVINGDSAVDTNGFDGLNKILTGTSTEYLPLSNGVTTGYIDLTTVDTKAEALAVMAHIDSWLALMDGAPDAIMGNRKTIALLKYVAAWAEQIDKTTDSFGRPVTSYNGIPLIDLGAKAGSNNDVIALATKDADGAGSGGNITNLGDLYAVRFGLDGFHGVSMAGAPLVQTWLPNFSDAGAVKTGEVELGPAAVVLKATKAAAVLRNLKSA, from the coding sequence ATGCCCGTCTCGCTCGCCCAGGCGAAGCTGATGACCACCGACGACGTCGACATCAAGGTCATCGACGAGTTCCAGAAGAACAACTTCCTGCTCGACCGGCTCACCTTCGACGACGTCGTCTCCGGCGCCGGCAACGGCGCCACGCTCACCTACGGCTATCAGCGGCTCATCACCCAGCCCACCGCCGCCTTCCGCGCGATCAACAGCGAATACACCCCGGCCGAGGTCACCAAGCAGCGGTACATCGTCGACCTGAAGCCGCTCGGCGGCTCGTTCCAGATCGACCGCGTGCTGAACCGCATGGCCGCCGGCGCCGAGACCGCGCTCCAGATGACGCAGAAGATCAAGGCCGCGAGCGCGTTCTTCAACGACCAGGTCATCAACGGCGACAGCGCCGTCGACACCAACGGCTTCGACGGCCTGAACAAGATCCTGACGGGCACCAGCACCGAGTACCTGCCGCTGTCCAACGGCGTCACCACCGGCTACATCGACCTCACCACGGTCGACACCAAGGCCGAGGCGCTCGCCGTCATGGCGCACATCGACTCCTGGCTCGCCCTCATGGACGGCGCCCCCGACGCCATCATGGGCAACCGCAAGACCATCGCCCTGCTCAAGTACGTCGCCGCCTGGGCCGAGCAGATCGACAAGACGACCGACAGCTTCGGCAGGCCGGTCACCTCCTACAACGGCATCCCGCTCATCGACCTCGGCGCCAAGGCGGGCAGCAACAACGACGTCATCGCGCTCGCCACCAAGGACGCCGACGGCGCGGGCAGCGGCGGCAACATCACCAACCTCGGCGACCTGTACGCGGTTCGCTTCGGCCTCGACGGCTTCCACGGCGTGTCCATGGCCGGCGCCCCGCTCGTGCAGACCTGGCTGCCGAACTTCAGCGACGCGGGCGCCGTCAAGACCGGCGAGGTCGAGCTCGGCCCGGCCGCCGTCGTCCTCAAGGCCACCAAGGCCGCCGCCGTGCTGCGCAACCTCAAGAGCGCCTGA
- a CDS encoding phage tail tape measure protein: MALKVGDLVAFMELDNKGFTSGAAQVDQTMNRLQSGTSRATATMERDVVKSLAEISKAIDDGLDPAAAIADLDRLESQLDATMAAMADEADEFAADLDAALEEAFDRAEAEAEQGGRRAGKALADELKRGVDDAADKARQGGEDAGESFGEGTESSGRSRMSGAMSGLMSSLKAAPWLAAAAAAGAAIGGALMSGLESAMEAEKAKAKLFAQVGAFGDDAGKLGKVAGKVYADAYGESMGDVTDAIKSVVQNLDGMDDASESSLSSMTERAMDVGSIMDEDVSAVTRAVSQILRNDLAPNAEAAFDVIVRGAQLGANKSEDLLDTFNEYGTQFRDLGLTADEALGLMVQGLKAGARDSDTVADGLKELNIRVKDLSAAPALKELGLNAKDMAQAFAEGGPKAHDALEKILGKLRDVKDPADRAQLAVQLFGTKAEDMAGALSGLDLSTAAGAIGEVDGAAKDAGDTLQDTASTKVEAFKRGLEQNVTNFIGEKVLPALEELWKGFEDSGLSETLTGIRDKAGEVFGGIVDDIKQWASDNKETLDGIRDRFSDIFKEIGEVVDTALDFIQAVWDEWGDEIMGVVTFALDHIGALIEGALKVIKGIFKTATGLIKGDWSQVWEGLGNIVDGATAGIRNIINSAMKAILKNWGVDWDEVKKTVRQKIDDVVDFVKKLPEKVKNFFSNAGSILKAAGQSIIQGLIDGIKSKVRELGDNLADITQFIKDHKGPIDKDRKLLEPAGKAIIDGLIDGIRGSEDKLKGALEKLTGIIKDGFGKTPKSDPMVDFIAANTTKLSKLADEREAILKRIADAKEYAKQIEQSAKDFAKLTGIEDPTSASDLTSGLKDRLQQMKDFAKNIQELAKRGLNKTILKQIIDAGVEGGGSLAEMLVGADDSEIKALNKAQKQIDSMSKKLGKIGADALYDTGKKAGAGYLKGLEDQLKKLDSVMKKIVDALVKAIKKELKIKSPSQVMAEIGQQTMDGLAVGIESGAGGVLDHLKTIGKQMGDAVAATAQAAISGSAYQATPEEAQLKRLLGGAKFGLAVEGLQPERGGGGSGSVPPAAPTGGSDPYSSPQDAGGGKPSVVVNMPNAVMREEADAQRLGNEFGFKYLATP, encoded by the coding sequence GTGGCCCTCAAGGTCGGCGACCTGGTCGCGTTCATGGAGCTCGACAACAAGGGCTTCACCTCGGGGGCCGCGCAGGTCGACCAGACCATGAACCGCCTCCAGTCGGGGACCTCCAGGGCGACGGCGACCATGGAGCGGGACGTCGTTAAGAGCCTTGCCGAGATTTCCAAGGCCATCGATGACGGCCTCGACCCCGCTGCGGCCATCGCTGATCTGGATCGGCTGGAATCCCAGCTCGACGCCACCATGGCCGCCATGGCCGATGAGGCCGACGAGTTCGCCGCCGACCTCGACGCCGCCTTGGAGGAGGCGTTCGACCGAGCCGAAGCTGAAGCCGAGCAGGGGGGACGCCGCGCCGGGAAGGCCCTTGCTGACGAGCTGAAGCGCGGCGTGGACGATGCCGCGGACAAAGCCCGCCAAGGTGGCGAGGACGCAGGCGAAAGCTTCGGCGAGGGCACCGAGTCCTCGGGCCGCTCCCGCATGTCTGGCGCCATGTCCGGGCTGATGAGCTCCCTCAAGGCCGCCCCGTGGCTCGCCGCCGCGGCGGCGGCCGGCGCGGCCATCGGCGGCGCGCTAATGAGCGGCCTGGAATCGGCCATGGAGGCCGAGAAGGCCAAGGCGAAGCTGTTCGCCCAGGTGGGCGCGTTCGGCGACGACGCGGGCAAGCTGGGCAAGGTCGCGGGCAAGGTGTACGCCGACGCCTACGGCGAATCCATGGGCGACGTCACCGACGCGATCAAGTCGGTCGTCCAGAACCTCGACGGGATGGACGACGCCTCAGAGTCGTCCCTGTCCAGCATGACCGAACGGGCCATGGACGTGGGCTCCATCATGGACGAGGACGTCTCAGCGGTCACCCGGGCTGTCTCCCAGATTCTGCGCAACGATCTCGCGCCGAACGCGGAAGCCGCCTTCGACGTCATCGTGCGTGGTGCTCAGCTCGGAGCCAACAAATCCGAAGACCTGCTCGACACCTTCAACGAGTATGGGACGCAGTTTCGCGATCTCGGCCTGACCGCCGACGAGGCGCTCGGCCTGATGGTGCAAGGATTGAAGGCAGGTGCCCGCGATTCTGACACCGTCGCCGACGGTCTGAAAGAACTGAACATCCGGGTTAAGGACCTGTCTGCCGCGCCTGCGCTCAAGGAACTCGGCCTGAACGCCAAGGATATGGCGCAGGCGTTCGCCGAGGGCGGCCCGAAGGCCCATGATGCGCTTGAGAAGATTCTCGGCAAATTGCGTGACGTTAAGGACCCCGCCGACCGCGCACAGCTCGCCGTGCAGCTCTTCGGGACCAAAGCAGAAGACATGGCCGGCGCTCTTTCCGGACTCGACCTGTCGACGGCCGCAGGCGCGATCGGTGAGGTCGACGGGGCGGCGAAGGACGCCGGCGACACCCTTCAGGACACGGCTTCCACCAAGGTCGAAGCCTTCAAGCGCGGCCTTGAGCAGAACGTCACCAACTTCATCGGCGAAAAAGTTCTTCCCGCCCTGGAAGAATTGTGGAAGGGATTCGAGGACTCCGGACTTTCTGAAACGCTCACCGGAATCCGCGATAAAGCCGGAGAAGTATTCGGCGGTATCGTTGACGACATAAAGCAGTGGGCCTCCGATAACAAGGAAACCCTCGACGGCATCCGAGACAGATTCTCCGATATTTTCAAAGAGATCGGCGAAGTCGTCGACACCGCGCTCGATTTCATCCAGGCCGTGTGGGACGAGTGGGGCGACGAGATCATGGGCGTCGTCACCTTCGCTCTCGACCACATCGGAGCACTGATCGAGGGCGCCTTGAAAGTAATAAAAGGCATTTTCAAGACCGCCACCGGCCTGATCAAGGGCGATTGGTCCCAGGTCTGGGAAGGTCTCGGGAACATCGTCGACGGCGCGACGGCGGGAATCCGCAATATCATCAACAGCGCGATGAAGGCGATTCTCAAGAACTGGGGCGTCGACTGGGACGAGGTCAAGAAGACCGTCCGCCAGAAGATCGATGACGTTGTCGATTTCGTCAAGAAGCTCCCGGAGAAAGTCAAGAACTTCTTCTCGAACGCCGGGAGCATCCTGAAGGCCGCCGGGCAGTCCATCATCCAGGGCCTGATCGACGGCATCAAGTCCAAGGTCAGAGAGCTGGGTGACAACCTCGCGGACATCACCCAGTTCATCAAGGACCACAAGGGCCCCATCGACAAGGACCGCAAACTTCTCGAACCCGCCGGAAAGGCCATCATCGACGGCCTCATCGACGGGATTCGCGGGTCGGAGGACAAGCTCAAGGGCGCGCTGGAGAAGCTGACGGGGATCATCAAGGACGGCTTCGGGAAGACCCCGAAGTCAGACCCCATGGTGGACTTCATCGCGGCCAACACCACGAAGCTGTCGAAGCTCGCGGACGAACGCGAGGCGATCCTGAAGCGCATCGCCGACGCCAAGGAGTACGCCAAGCAGATCGAGCAGTCGGCGAAGGACTTCGCGAAGCTCACCGGCATCGAGGACCCGACCAGCGCGTCCGACCTGACAAGCGGGCTGAAGGATCGGCTCCAGCAGATGAAGGACTTCGCGAAGAACATCCAGGAGCTGGCGAAGCGCGGCCTGAACAAGACGATCCTCAAGCAGATCATCGACGCCGGCGTCGAGGGCGGCGGCAGCCTCGCCGAGATGCTGGTCGGGGCCGATGATTCGGAGATCAAGGCCCTCAACAAGGCTCAGAAGCAGATCGACTCGATGTCGAAGAAGCTCGGGAAGATCGGCGCTGACGCGCTGTACGACACGGGCAAGAAGGCCGGCGCGGGCTACCTCAAGGGCCTGGAGGACCAGCTCAAGAAGCTGGACTCCGTCATGAAGAAGATTGTGGACGCCCTGGTCAAGGCCATCAAGAAGGAACTGAAGATCAAGAGCCCGTCCCAGGTGATGGCCGAGATCGGCCAGCAGACCATGGACGGCCTCGCTGTCGGTATCGAGTCCGGCGCGGGCGGCGTGCTCGACCACCTGAAGACCATCGGCAAGCAGATGGGCGACGCCGTCGCGGCCACCGCCCAGGCCGCGATCTCCGGCAGCGCCTACCAGGCCACGCCCGAAGAGGCCCAGCTCAAGCGGCTCCTCGGCGGGGCAAAGTTCGGTCTCGCCGTCGAGGGCCTCCAGCCCGAGCGTGGCGGCGGGGGTTCGGGGTCGGTTCCCCCGGCCGCGCCAACCGGCGGAAGCGACCCATACTCCTCGCCGCAGGACGCCGGCGGTGGCAAGCCGTCCGTCGTCGTCAACATGCCGAACGCCGTGATGCGCGAGGAGGCCGACGCCCAGCGGCTCGGCAACGAGTTCGGCTTCAAGTACCTCGCCACCCCCTGA
- a CDS encoding minor capsid protein: MSWTTDLLTAFAAQLDDAGAGTWRAPPATYQPGDIPITLGALPPTPDRAIALAAYGADQSTDDPVSPDGTLGLQVRMRGTDDPRSADDLADAVFDALQGLELPAAGVLLCTRNIVAPLGQDQSGRWERADSYRLLTHHVTTHRPG, translated from the coding sequence ATGAGCTGGACCACCGACCTCCTCACCGCCTTCGCCGCCCAGCTCGACGACGCGGGTGCGGGCACCTGGCGCGCACCGCCCGCCACCTACCAGCCCGGCGACATCCCCATCACGCTCGGCGCGCTGCCACCCACGCCCGACCGGGCCATCGCCCTGGCGGCCTACGGCGCCGACCAGTCCACCGACGACCCGGTCAGCCCCGACGGCACCCTCGGCCTTCAGGTCCGCATGCGCGGCACCGACGACCCCCGCTCGGCCGACGACCTCGCCGACGCCGTCTTCGACGCCCTCCAGGGCCTGGAGCTCCCTGCGGCCGGCGTGCTGCTGTGCACCCGCAACATCGTGGCCCCCCTCGGCCAGGACCAGTCCGGCAGGTGGGAGCGCGCCGACTCCTACCGCCTGCTCACCCATCACGTCACCACCCACCGTCCCGGATGA
- a CDS encoding phage tail fiber protein, translating into MALSPAGKNIALDALGAAADFVSLHTADPGTTGASEVTGGSYARQAKAWNPASGGNLDDSNAPTFNIPALTTITHFGLWTEATGGTFLGAGPLSSSESYGAAGGTYQLADVDVSLT; encoded by the coding sequence GTGGCGCTCAGCCCCGCAGGCAAGAACATCGCGCTGGACGCCCTCGGCGCCGCCGCCGACTTCGTGTCCCTGCACACCGCCGACCCGGGCACCACCGGGGCCAGCGAGGTCACCGGCGGCTCCTACGCCCGCCAGGCCAAGGCGTGGAACCCGGCGTCCGGCGGCAACCTGGACGACTCCAACGCGCCGACCTTCAACATCCCCGCCTTGACCACGATCACCCATTTCGGCCTGTGGACCGAGGCGACCGGTGGGACGTTCCTTGGCGCCGGCCCTCTGTCGAGCTCGGAGTCTTACGGTGCGGCCGGCGGCACCTACCAGCTCGCCGACGTCGACGTTTCGCTGACCTGA
- a CDS encoding phage tail tube protein, translating into MATRSLLAKDWALEINTGTSGAPVWTPVKGLTTLKEAIASTMEDDSDFDSGGWGSDQVTQRKWSLECEGRRKRDASNLVTFVPDPGQQAILNAGNLVGIGSNVEIRYYRKDGAPDAWQGFVTVDYGGGGGAVTALEPFNFKLGGQGARTQLDPYPDLTPA; encoded by the coding sequence ATGGCAACCCGTTCGCTGCTCGCCAAGGACTGGGCCTTGGAAATCAACACCGGGACCTCCGGGGCGCCGGTGTGGACGCCGGTGAAGGGCCTCACCACTCTCAAGGAAGCCATCGCCTCCACCATGGAGGACGACAGCGACTTCGATAGTGGGGGCTGGGGCTCCGACCAGGTCACCCAGCGCAAATGGAGCCTGGAGTGCGAGGGCCGCCGCAAGCGCGACGCCTCCAACCTGGTCACGTTCGTCCCCGACCCCGGCCAGCAGGCCATCCTCAACGCCGGCAACCTCGTCGGAATCGGCTCCAACGTGGAGATCCGCTACTACCGCAAGGACGGCGCCCCCGACGCCTGGCAGGGCTTCGTCACCGTCGACTACGGAGGCGGCGGCGGCGCCGTGACCGCCTTGGAGCCCTTCAACTTCAAGCTCGGCGGCCAGGGCGCACGCACCCAGCTCGACCCCTACCCCGACCTCACGCCCGCCTAG
- a CDS encoding phage minor capsid protein, whose amino-acid sequence MAVDQDLLDDIAATVADLYRDLESALNKQIADRLDDELDSPYQITKLDAVGALRRSAQLLISTLQATRARVIRDAIGQAYRDGYGSALTDLPEGWFPRSGIGQAARAAQQEFPGAPVIENIAAALHRDLGRVEGNILRATLDAYRSVQAAAAARIVSGAFTRRQAAQAAWQKLVDRGVTSFVDSAGRRWKLSSYAEMITRTNAARAAVQGQTDRLTSIGVNLVIASDHSQECKLCRPYEGKVLAISGPTGQVQVQHATRDGEMITVDVVDTLDGARAKGFQHPNCRHSVSAYLPGLTKQLRDTADPQGDQARQRQREIERQIRKHKERANTALTPEGKKAANAKVRQWQAELRDHLAAHPDLKRLRYREQPGAGNTPPKGGPAGGPVGDLQPPVQPALDDGSRAPRPAPEAEPPRSDEEARRRAAEEQAEREAAERAQREAQEQERRDAEEAAERAQREAEERAAQETAEKAQREAEEQARREAEAAARAAQEAEEKARREAAERAAKEAADKAQQAAKEAAEKAQREAEERARKEAEDKARRQAEEAAEKARREAEARAAREKAEREAAAKAKAEAAERARRQTGARKTPGMKEALRHQTDGEGIRWAHEKLPIPKLTYDEAAAAERYSGSSFQRINNVLRDETRKRDDDISKVIRDLDSAISKSKLPEDVILHRDVGKPWFDWLGIDLNDPASVKSLIGRVISEKSYLSTAVGRRAGFHGNLHLVIRAPKGHEGLNMMPLSVYGDDEREILLRRNTRFIVHAAYKRLLDWYIELEIVPDDYQRPEGWQPNPWGDYR is encoded by the coding sequence GTGGCCGTCGACCAGGACCTCCTCGACGACATCGCCGCCACCGTCGCCGACCTCTACCGCGATCTCGAATCCGCGCTCAACAAGCAGATCGCCGACCGCCTCGACGACGAACTCGACTCCCCGTACCAGATCACCAAGCTCGACGCCGTCGGCGCGCTGCGCCGCTCCGCCCAGCTCCTCATCTCCACCCTCCAGGCCACCCGCGCGCGCGTCATCCGCGACGCCATCGGCCAGGCATACCGCGACGGCTACGGCTCGGCGCTCACCGACCTCCCCGAGGGATGGTTCCCGCGGTCCGGCATCGGCCAGGCCGCGCGCGCAGCCCAGCAGGAGTTCCCGGGCGCGCCCGTCATCGAGAACATCGCCGCCGCCCTGCACCGCGATCTCGGCCGCGTCGAAGGCAACATCCTCCGGGCTACCCTCGACGCCTACCGCTCGGTGCAGGCCGCCGCCGCGGCGCGCATCGTCTCCGGCGCCTTCACCCGGCGGCAGGCCGCACAGGCCGCATGGCAGAAGCTCGTCGACCGCGGGGTCACCTCGTTCGTCGACTCGGCTGGCCGCCGCTGGAAGCTCTCCAGCTACGCCGAGATGATCACGCGCACCAACGCCGCCCGCGCTGCCGTGCAGGGCCAGACCGACCGGCTCACCTCCATCGGCGTCAACCTCGTCATCGCCTCCGACCACTCCCAGGAGTGCAAGCTCTGCCGCCCCTACGAGGGCAAGGTGCTCGCCATCTCCGGGCCCACGGGGCAGGTCCAGGTCCAGCACGCCACCCGCGACGGCGAGATGATCACCGTCGACGTCGTCGACACCCTCGACGGCGCGCGAGCCAAGGGGTTTCAGCACCCCAACTGCCGGCACAGCGTCTCGGCCTACTTGCCCGGCCTCACCAAGCAGCTCCGGGACACCGCCGACCCGCAAGGCGACCAGGCCCGCCAGCGCCAGCGCGAGATCGAACGGCAGATCCGCAAGCACAAGGAGCGCGCCAACACCGCGCTCACCCCCGAGGGCAAAAAGGCCGCGAACGCCAAGGTCCGCCAGTGGCAGGCCGAGCTGCGCGACCACCTCGCTGCCCACCCCGACCTGAAGCGGCTCCGTTACCGCGAGCAGCCCGGAGCCGGGAACACCCCGCCGAAGGGCGGCCCGGCCGGCGGGCCCGTCGGCGACCTCCAGCCGCCCGTGCAGCCCGCCCTCGACGACGGCTCCCGCGCCCCGCGCCCCGCGCCCGAGGCCGAGCCGCCTCGCTCGGACGAGGAAGCCCGGCGGCGCGCGGCCGAAGAGCAGGCTGAGCGCGAGGCGGCTGAGCGTGCGCAACGCGAAGCCCAAGAGCAGGAACGGCGGGACGCAGAAGAGGCCGCCGAGCGCGCACAACGCGAAGCGGAGGAGCGCGCCGCCCAGGAAACCGCCGAGAAAGCTCAGCGCGAAGCCGAAGAGCAGGCCCGTCGCGAGGCGGAAGCCGCAGCACGTGCCGCCCAGGAAGCCGAGGAGAAGGCGCGCCGCGAGGCAGCAGAGCGTGCCGCCAAAGAAGCCGCTGACAAGGCTCAGCAAGCAGCGAAGGAAGCCGCCGAGAAGGCTCAGCGCGAAGCCGAGGAGCGTGCGCGCAAAGAGGCCGAAGACAAGGCCCGCCGACAGGCCGAGGAGGCCGCAGAGAAGGCGCGCCGCGAAGCCGAAGCCCGAGCCGCACGGGAGAAGGCCGAGCGGGAGGCCGCCGCCAAGGCGAAAGCCGAAGCGGCCGAGCGCGCTCGCCGCCAGACCGGGGCACGCAAGACGCCCGGCATGAAGGAAGCCCTCCGCCACCAGACCGACGGCGAAGGCATCCGCTGGGCGCACGAGAAGCTGCCCATCCCCAAGCTGACCTACGACGAGGCCGCCGCCGCCGAACGGTACTCCGGCAGCAGCTTCCAGCGCATCAACAACGTCCTCCGCGACGAAACCCGCAAACGCGACGACGACATCAGCAAGGTCATCCGGGACCTCGACTCCGCGATCAGCAAGTCCAAGCTCCCCGAAGACGTCATCCTGCACCGCGACGTCGGCAAGCCGTGGTTCGACTGGCTCGGCATCGACCTCAACGACCCCGCCAGCGTCAAGTCGCTCATCGGCCGGGTCATCAGCGAGAAGAGCTACCTGTCCACGGCCGTCGGACGCCGCGCCGGCTTCCACGGCAACCTGCACCTGGTCATCCGTGCCCCCAAGGGGCACGAGGGCCTGAACATGATGCCGCTGTCGGTATACGGTGATGACGAGCGGGAGATCCTGCTACGGCGGAACACCCGCTTCATCGTCCACGCGGCCTACAAGCGGCTCCTCGACTGGTACATCGAGCTGGAGATCGTCCCCGACGACTACCAGCGGCCCGAGGGATGGCAGCCGAACCCGTGGGGCGACTACAGGTAG